From a single Sneathia sanguinegens genomic region:
- a CDS encoding NUDIX hydrolase gives MEHNCSIIEDKKAFRYRAAAIIVEDGCVLFARNEVDDYYYSVGGAVHMGETSEEAVKREVFEETGLNYEVDHLAVIHENFFIGTSGLKGVDFHELTFYYMMKPIGKRDFTRQSTTDSGAKETMYWVPIDELDKCKAYPTFMKEYLSSEHSSVEHIITEIN, from the coding sequence ATGGAGCATAATTGTTCTATTATTGAAGATAAAAAAGCATTTAGATATAGAGCGGCAGCAATCATAGTCGAAGATGGTTGCGTGCTATTTGCAAGAAATGAAGTCGATGACTATTACTACTCAGTTGGTGGAGCAGTTCACATGGGTGAGACATCAGAAGAAGCCGTGAAGAGAGAAGTGTTTGAAGAGACAGGACTTAATTACGAGGTCGATCACCTTGCAGTAATACACGAGAACTTCTTCATTGGAACCTCTGGCTTAAAAGGAGTGGACTTCCATGAGCTTACTTTCTACTATATGATGAAACCAATAGGCAAAAGAGATTTTACGAGACAAAGCACTACAGATTCAGGTGCTAAAGAGACAATGTATTGGGTGCCTATAGATGAGCTAGATAAATGTAAGGCATATCCGACATTTATGAAGGAATATCTTAGCTCAGAGCATAGTAGCGTAGAGCATATAATTACAGAAATAAACTAA
- a CDS encoding immunity protein YezG family protein, which produces MNKIHIEKGSIQETLVLPLYARKLCTEQFPTLYRDEYATKICKSIDYDFSQFKSKEKSVMYQFGALEGAMREKDKWTVLTMNIENSGKIKVDFESENVDENLIEYEKNSRIFKYCEI; this is translated from the coding sequence ATGAATAAAATTCATATAGAAAAAGGTAGTATACAGGAAACACTTGTTTTACCGTTGTATGCACGGAAGCTTTGCACAGAGCAGTTCCCGACACTGTATCGAGACGAATACGCTACTAAAATTTGCAAAAGTATTGACTATGACTTTTCACAGTTTAAGAGCAAGGAAAAAAGTGTCATGTACCAGTTTGGTGCACTGGAAGGAGCGATGCGTGAAAAAGATAAGTGGACTGTGTTAACGATGAATATTGAGAATAGTGGAAAAATTAAAGTTGATTTTGAAAGCGAAAATGTAGATGAAAATCTTATTGAGTATGAAAAAAATAGTAGAATATTTAAATATTGTGAGATTTAA
- a CDS encoding tRNA1(Val) (adenine(37)-N6)-methyltransferase yields the protein MIQKIKIKDIELMQDTELQSITLDSVALADFVKINRCAKKVLEIGSGNGVISLLLAKKMKAKIVGVEILKKSYDLAVENANNNEIKNVEYINEDIKEFSKHIFQEFDIVVSNPPYFLENNEDQIKKDSCKRIARNEENLKIEEIIAISNVILKNRGHLYLIFRVERLDEILEYLLSTKLVAKVLKFVYTKHDAKALLVLVDCIKGAKKGLVVEAPLNVYDSSVKEYLYK from the coding sequence TTGATACAAAAAATTAAGATTAAAGATATTGAATTGATGCAAGATACTGAATTACAATCAATAACCTTAGATTCAGTTGCCTTAGCAGATTTTGTTAAAATAAATAGATGTGCAAAAAAAGTTCTTGAAATAGGTAGTGGCAATGGCGTAATTTCTTTGCTTTTAGCAAAAAAAATGAAAGCAAAAATAGTAGGTGTTGAAATTTTAAAGAAGTCATATGATTTAGCTGTTGAAAATGCAAATAATAATGAAATAAAAAATGTTGAATATATTAATGAGGATATAAAAGAATTTTCTAAACATATTTTTCAAGAATTTGATATAGTAGTTTCAAATCCACCATATTTTTTGGAAAATAACGAAGATCAAATAAAAAAAGATAGTTGTAAAAGAATAGCTAGAAATGAAGAAAATTTAAAAATTGAAGAAATAATAGCTATTTCAAATGTAATTTTAAAAAATAGAGGGCATCTATATTTAATATTTAGAGTAGAAAGATTAGATGAAATTTTAGAATATTTGTTAAGTACAAAATTAGTTGCTAAAGTATTGAAATTTGTGTATACTAAACATGATGCAAAGGCCTTGTTAGTTCTGGTCGATTGTATTAAGGGAGCAAAAAAAGGCTTGGTAGTAGAAGCTCCTTTAAATGTATATGATAGTAGTGTAAAAGAATATTTATATAAATAA
- a CDS encoding PLDc N-terminal domain-containing protein, with amino-acid sequence MERRRKMDKIVEYLPLLIPLIIAQFVLLGYTLYHILTHYTYKRGNRTLWLVITIVLMNFVGPILYFLFGKENS; translated from the coding sequence ATGGAGAGGAGAAGAAAGATGGATAAAATTGTAGAATATCTTCCATTATTGATTCCGCTTATCATTGCACAGTTTGTGCTACTGGGTTATACATTGTATCATATTTTGACTCATTACACATATAAGCGAGGAAATCGTACATTATGGCTGGTTATTACCATTGTACTGATGAACTTTGTCGGGCCGATTCTCTACTTTCTGTTCGGCAAGGAGAATTCGTGA
- a CDS encoding DUF4097 family beta strand repeat-containing protein, whose amino-acid sequence MTKLKGKKFIAETKDVRLTVKRADTFGVSFVNCEQDILRVEEAQNVIRLIQTKKVSASNWLRWFIQGMPEIVVSLPRDVEVCEVESDSNQVLITDIEIGKLYVEVGNGKVEVVNLKADDVFLKCCNGSASATNVEVTHVCTLDTLNGMSILEGTITKDASLEVDCENGVTEVSDKKKVNCKNDGFAHYMVRCLNGKAIAK is encoded by the coding sequence ATGACTAAATTAAAAGGGAAGAAGTTTATCGCAGAGACGAAAGATGTTCGTTTAACGGTGAAACGTGCTGATACCTTTGGTGTGAGCTTTGTTAACTGTGAACAAGATATATTGAGGGTTGAGGAAGCGCAAAATGTTATAAGGCTTATTCAAACTAAAAAAGTCTCAGCTTCGAATTGGCTGAGGTGGTTTATTCAGGGTATGCCTGAAATTGTTGTGAGTTTGCCACGTGATGTGGAAGTTTGTGAGGTTGAATCTGATTCTAATCAAGTGCTCATCACAGATATTGAGATTGGTAAGCTTTATGTAGAAGTGGGCAATGGCAAGGTAGAAGTTGTTAATTTGAAAGCGGATGATGTCTTTCTTAAATGTTGTAATGGGTCGGCTTCAGCAACAAACGTAGAAGTAACTCATGTTTGTACGCTTGATACATTAAATGGCATGAGTATTTTAGAAGGAACAATCACCAAGGATGCAAGCCTTGAAGTAGATTGTGAGAATGGTGTCACCGAGGTTTCAGATAAGAAGAAGGTAAACTGTAAAAACGATGGATTTGCGCATTACATGGTGCGCTGCCTTAATGGGAAAGCTATTGCAAAGTAG
- a CDS encoding GNAT family N-acetyltransferase gives MKLIRPDKKYIQGYIEANEEDEIFRPHAERRFNNPETIIESSYNFEHGINLPINYVRATTFWLIDNEKFIGEINIRHELNSFLINYGGHIGYEIRQSECMKGYGTKMLSMALMYCKETLNLHKVLITCDDDNIGSIKVIENNGGILENKVQNRLSRGNVTTRRYWINI, from the coding sequence ATGAAATTAATTAGACCAGATAAGAAATATATTCAAGGTTATATAGAAGCAAATGAAGAAGATGAAATTTTTAGACCGCATGCAGAAAGACGTTTTAATAACCCTGAGACAATTATAGAAAGTTCATATAATTTTGAACATGGTATAAATTTGCCTATAAATTATGTTAGAGCCACTACATTTTGGTTGATAGATAATGAAAAATTTATTGGTGAAATTAATATTAGGCATGAATTAAATTCTTTTTTAATTAACTATGGTGGTCACATAGGATATGAAATTAGACAATCTGAATGTATGAAGGGCTATGGAACAAAAATGCTCTCTATGGCACTTATGTATTGTAAAGAGACACTGAACCTTCATAAGGTTTTGATTACATGTGATGATGATAATATCGGATCAATAAAAGTTATAGAAAATAATGGTGGGATTTTGGAAAACAAAGTGCAAAATAGATTATCAAGAGGAAATGTTACAACAAGAAGATATTGGATTAATATATAG
- a CDS encoding Lsa family ABC-F type ribosomal protection protein translates to MSAIKIENLTFSYYGYVKPIFKNVSFSFDTNWKTGLIGRNGIGKSTLFKLLLNQETYQGKISKDVEFIKFPPNIIDTSKLGIELYKELISDDEEWKLFRELNLLNVDENLVYREFKTLSKGEQTKILLAILFTREDGFLLIDEPTNHLDMDGRKIVSEYLKSKKGFLLISHDRDFLDGCINHVISINRNSIDVQSGNFTSWYENKVMKDQFEISQNERLRKDIKRLKEAARQSQIWSDKIENTKNGVKVSGVKPDKGHIGHQSAKMMKKSKNLENRQNKAIEEKQSLLKDIEIKESLLLHPLNHHKNPLISVSELSAYYGERQILSNVSFEIKQGDIVAIYGGNGSGKSTLIKILLGINHEYTGEIKLAGNLKISYIPQDTSNLTGSLNEYIHKQDVDETLCKTILRKLDFSRELFEMDMKNYSDGQKKKVLIAVSFSKPAHIFVWDEPLNYIDVISRIQIEEIIKEAKPTLIFVEHDKRFVEDIANKIIQF, encoded by the coding sequence ATGTCGGCAATTAAAATTGAAAACCTCACTTTCTCATATTATGGATATGTAAAACCGATATTTAAAAATGTATCGTTTTCCTTTGATACAAACTGGAAAACGGGTTTGATAGGAAGAAATGGAATTGGTAAATCAACTCTATTTAAGTTACTTTTAAATCAAGAAACTTATCAAGGTAAAATAAGCAAGGATGTTGAATTTATTAAATTTCCACCAAATATAATTGATACTTCAAAATTAGGAATTGAGTTATATAAAGAACTAATATCAGATGATGAAGAATGGAAGTTATTTAGAGAACTTAATTTGCTAAATGTAGATGAGAACCTTGTTTATAGGGAATTTAAAACTCTTTCTAAAGGGGAACAAACAAAAATCCTTTTAGCTATTTTGTTTACAAGAGAAGATGGTTTTTTACTTATTGATGAACCAACAAACCATTTAGATATGGACGGAAGAAAAATTGTAAGTGAATATCTGAAAAGTAAAAAAGGATTTTTGCTTATATCTCATGATAGAGATTTTTTAGATGGTTGTATTAATCATGTTATTTCTATTAACAGGAATTCTATTGATGTCCAATCGGGAAATTTTACATCATGGTATGAAAACAAAGTGATGAAAGACCAATTTGAAATTAGTCAAAATGAGAGATTAAGAAAAGATATTAAACGATTAAAAGAGGCTGCAAGACAAAGTCAAATTTGGTCTGATAAAATTGAAAATACTAAAAATGGTGTGAAAGTATCAGGTGTAAAACCAGACAAAGGACATATAGGTCATCAATCAGCCAAGATGATGAAAAAATCTAAGAATTTGGAGAATAGACAAAACAAGGCAATAGAAGAAAAACAGAGTTTACTAAAAGATATCGAAATAAAGGAAAGCCTATTACTGCATCCGCTAAATCATCACAAAAATCCCCTAATATCGGTTAGCGAGTTATCAGCATACTATGGAGAAAGACAGATCCTAAGTAATGTAAGTTTTGAGATAAAGCAAGGCGACATAGTGGCTATATATGGGGGTAATGGTAGCGGAAAATCAACCTTGATTAAAATTTTATTAGGTATAAATCACGAGTATACAGGTGAGATAAAATTAGCAGGTAATTTAAAAATCTCGTATATTCCTCAAGACACATCTAATTTAACAGGTAGCCTAAACGAATATATTCACAAGCAAGATGTTGATGAAACATTGTGTAAAACAATTCTAAGAAAATTAGATTTTTCAAGAGAATTATTTGAAATGGATATGAAGAACTATAGCGATGGACAAAAAAAGAAAGTTTTAATTGCTGTAAGTTTCTCAAAGCCAGCTCATATATTTGTTTGGGACGAACCACTGAATTATATAGATGTAATATCAAGAATACAGATTGAGGAAATTATAAAAGAAGCAAAGCCTACACTTATATTTGTGGAACACGATAAGCGATTTGTAGAAGATATAGCCAATAAAATCATACAATTTTAA
- a CDS encoding restriction endonuclease: MGKGDDFEKAVENICVLLFKKERINSEIRTKVKMVGDDGATHEIDVLYSFEHFGIFYQVGIECKNWRNPINVSELRNFDYKLKHIGGINGVFISAESEFQNGACKVSEYNGIKLIKYDDFDTFAMSEYNEYLKPDFNTIGDPFWMLMNTDGKTSIEKNSVLSNKILLFSSKKLAEDYKYKKFNHKYNIIVVGVSQEHLKEIKKINEYDKISVYLIDFTLEITELSRWDIDLYVRQD, encoded by the coding sequence ATGGGAAAAGGTGATGATTTTGAAAAAGCAGTTGAAAATATTTGTGTACTACTTTTTAAGAAAGAGAGAATAAATTCAGAAATTCGAACGAAAGTCAAAATGGTGGGTGATGATGGTGCGACTCATGAAATAGACGTTCTTTATTCATTTGAGCATTTTGGTATATTTTATCAAGTTGGTATAGAATGTAAAAATTGGAGAAACCCAATAAATGTTAGTGAATTAAGAAATTTCGATTACAAACTGAAACATATTGGTGGAATTAATGGTGTATTTATTTCTGCAGAAAGTGAATTTCAAAATGGTGCTTGTAAGGTATCAGAGTATAATGGAATTAAATTGATAAAATATGATGATTTTGATACTTTTGCTATGTCTGAATATAATGAGTATTTAAAACCTGATTTCAATACAATAGGAGATCCTTTTTGGATGTTAATGAATACAGATGGTAAAACATCTATAGAAAAAAACAGTGTATTATCAAATAAGATTTTATTATTTTCAAGTAAAAAATTGGCTGAAGATTATAAGTATAAAAAATTCAATCATAAATATAATATTATTGTTGTTGGAGTTTCACAGGAACATTTAAAAGAAATAAAAAAGATTAATGAGTATGATAAGATTAGTGTGTATTTGATAGATTTTACTTTAGAAATTACGGAATTAAGTCGATGGGATATAGATTTATACGTACGACAGGATTAG
- a CDS encoding KilA-N domain-containing protein has translation MNVEGSEISIIAIDNRDYISLTDMVRDIENGSALIEKWLRNKNTIEFLGIWEEMYNTNFNSPEFEGIKNEAGFNRFILSVKQWVEKTNSIGIVARAGRYGGTYAHKDIAFEFASWVSPYFKLYLIKEFERLKEEEQKKLGWDIKRNLAKINYRIHTDAIKNKLVPDKLSKEKINFIYASEADILNVSLFGITAKEWRDENPDLKGNIRDYADISQLVCLSNLENLNAVFINEGMSQTERLEKLNAIAIEQMKILSESESIKKLK, from the coding sequence ATAAATGTTGAAGGTTCAGAAATCAGCATTATTGCCATAGACAATAGAGATTATATTTCTTTAACGGATATGGTTAGAGATATTGAGAACGGTTCTGCTTTGATTGAAAAGTGGCTCAGAAACAAGAATACAATAGAGTTTTTAGGTATTTGGGAAGAAATGTATAACACGAATTTTAATTCCCCCGAATTCGAGGGAATTAAAAATGAAGCAGGATTTAACCGTTTTATATTATCAGTTAAGCAATGGGTGGAAAAAACTAATTCTATCGGTATCGTTGCGAGAGCAGGAAGATATGGTGGAACGTATGCTCATAAAGATATAGCGTTTGAGTTTGCTTCTTGGGTATCGCCATACTTTAAATTATATTTAATCAAAGAATTTGAACGCCTAAAGGAAGAAGAACAAAAGAAGTTAGGGTGGGATATTAAGAGAAATTTGGCAAAAATCAATTATAGAATTCACACAGATGCCATTAAAAACAAACTTGTACCAGATAAACTTTCAAAAGAAAAAATCAATTTTATTTATGCAAGTGAAGCGGATATTCTTAATGTTTCTCTATTTGGAATAACAGCTAAGGAGTGGCGTGATGAAAATCCAGATTTAAAAGGCAATATTAGAGATTATGCGGATATATCACAGCTTGTCTGCCTTTCTAATCTTGAGAATCTTAATGCGGTATTTATAAATGAAGGCATGAGCCAAACTGAAAGATTGGAAAAATTAAATGCAATAGCTATTGAACAAATGAAGATACTATCTGAAAGTGAATCAATTAAAAAATTGAAATAG
- a CDS encoding TetR/AcrR family transcriptional regulator: protein MNTVITSRENILETCKKIVSNKGLTAINMRLVAKECNIALGSIYYYFPSKDDLLIAIIESVWEDIFKWNDFEKKELNFLEFVEKLFLHIRINVDKYPNFFMIHSISLSENGKEKGYSKMNFYLSNIKKKMKDILKKDTNIRPNVFNDKFSKEKFIDFLIMNIFSLLTQKKYDYMILIDLIKKSIY, encoded by the coding sequence GTGAATACTGTGATTACATCTAGAGAAAATATTCTTGAAACTTGTAAAAAAATTGTTTCAAATAAAGGATTAACTGCAATAAATATGAGGTTAGTAGCAAAAGAATGTAATATTGCACTAGGTTCCATATATTATTATTTTCCTTCAAAAGATGATCTTTTAATTGCAATAATTGAAAGTGTTTGGGAAGATATATTTAAGTGGAATGATTTTGAAAAAAAAGAACTCAATTTTTTAGAATTTGTAGAAAAACTTTTTTTGCATATAAGAATTAATGTAGATAAATATCCAAATTTTTTTATGATACATTCAATAAGTTTATCAGAAAATGGGAAAGAAAAAGGATATAGCAAAATGAATTTTTATCTTTCCAATATTAAAAAAAAGATGAAAGATATTTTGAAAAAAGATACGAATATTAGACCTAATGTTTTTAATGATAAATTTTCAAAAGAAAAATTTATTGATTTTTTAATAATGAATATATTTTCCTTATTGACACAAAAGAAATATGATTATATGATATTAATAGATTTGATAAAAAAAAGTATATATTAA
- a CDS encoding sugar O-acetyltransferase: MIAGKLYNPYKIGDYSFEIVHAAQKKFNESEYWNDKSAFEELKKCFKVAPEDMVLTPSVYFDHGDRISFGKHFYANIDLTILDENDVTFGDNVFIGPHVSIYTAGHPIDANVRNLDLEYAKPVTIGNNVWIGGNAVINPGVTIGDDVVVASGSVVTKDIPSHVVAGGNPCRIIR, translated from the coding sequence ATGATTGCTGGTAAACTCTATAATCCTTATAAAATTGGCGATTATTCTTTTGAGATAGTGCATGCGGCACAGAAGAAGTTTAATGAATCAGAATATTGGAATGATAAAAGTGCATTCGAAGAATTGAAAAAATGTTTTAAAGTTGCTCCAGAGGATATGGTTTTAACACCTTCTGTTTATTTTGATCACGGAGATAGGATCTCGTTTGGTAAGCATTTTTATGCAAACATTGATTTAACAATTCTTGATGAGAATGATGTGACCTTTGGAGATAACGTATTTATAGGTCCGCATGTAAGTATTTACACGGCTGGCCATCCGATTGACGCGAACGTGCGTAATCTAGACCTTGAATACGCTAAACCTGTAACCATAGGCAATAATGTTTGGATTGGTGGCAATGCTGTTATTAATCCTGGTGTGACGATTGGAGACGATGTGGTGGTTGCATCTGGATCGGTTGTCACAAAAGATATTCCAAGTCACGTTGTGGCAGGAGGCAATCCCTGCCGTATCATACGTTAG
- a CDS encoding MerR family transcriptional regulator → MSKYTTGDIAKICGVSVRTVQYYDSRNILVPSELSEGGRRLYSEQDLKRMKVICFLRDAGISINSIGELLAEENPSSVIAALLKRQEQIIKEEVNERKTQLELIESIQQELKTVDIFSVESIGDIAYVVKQKNKLKQLHAFLLITGIPISMLQWGSIILLISSRIYWPFIIWAVLAIPYAIWVSIYYFKNVAYICPQCHEIFRPKFKEALWARHTPTLRKLTCTCCGYHGFCIEVYGEEKKDG, encoded by the coding sequence ATGTCAAAATATACGACAGGAGATATTGCAAAGATTTGTGGCGTATCTGTAAGAACAGTACAGTATTATGACTCCAGAAATATTCTCGTCCCCAGCGAATTGTCTGAAGGTGGTCGCAGACTATACTCTGAACAAGATTTAAAACGTATGAAGGTCATTTGTTTTCTTCGTGATGCAGGAATATCTATAAACAGCATTGGAGAACTGCTTGCAGAGGAAAATCCGAGCAGCGTTATTGCTGCTTTGCTGAAACGACAAGAACAGATTATCAAAGAAGAAGTCAATGAGCGCAAGACACAACTGGAGTTGATTGAAAGTATTCAACAAGAACTAAAGACCGTGGATATTTTCTCTGTTGAATCTATCGGTGACATAGCCTATGTAGTGAAACAAAAAAATAAATTGAAACAGCTTCATGCTTTTCTGCTGATTACGGGTATTCCTATCAGTATGTTACAGTGGGGATCTATTATCCTGCTAATTTCGTCAAGAATATATTGGCCATTCATTATTTGGGCTGTGTTAGCAATTCCATATGCAATCTGGGTGTCAATCTATTATTTCAAAAATGTTGCGTATATTTGCCCACAGTGTCATGAAATATTTAGACCAAAATTTAAAGAGGCATTATGGGCACGTCATACCCCAACGCTTAGAAAACTGACTTGTACTTGTTGCGGGTATCACGGTTTTTGCATAGAAGTTTATGGAGAGGAGAAGAAAGATGGATAA
- the rlmD gene encoding 23S rRNA (uracil(1939)-C(5))-methyltransferase RlmD: MKKGESVRIKIVGINERGKSYGLLEDNKVYININAAKDQIVEGILTKTRKKKYELNHCKILDYAGRTNQIYSELERQCGGCNYQYYTYEEQLKLKCENIKKLLDQVIKKEYEFQEPIQSVEKQGYRNKMEFSFGNEYLDGPTILGLHKQNSFHDIVNVSGCKLMDANFNMIYNKVDEISKKFNLNFYHRLKHKGYLRNLVIRKGKNDILVNLVTTSQIDKEIEEKYLENLKDELLSLKFIQNYTITGILHTLNDGLQDMVVSEKENILYGKRDICEELFDLKFEISPYSFFQTNKKTIEKLYSKVIEYIGNKKDRVVFDLFSGTGTIGQIVSKNCKKVIGIEIVEEAVKKAKANCLLNNIQNCEFIAGDVFSKLENLEKPDLLILDPPRNGVGEKVVKKVAEFYSTNEIIYVSCNPRTLCTDLKQFQEYGYEVKKVCIVDMFPFTNHVECIALIQRVKS; the protein is encoded by the coding sequence ATGAAAAAGGGAGAAAGTGTAAGAATAAAAATAGTAGGAATAAATGAAAGAGGAAAATCCTACGGTTTACTAGAAGATAATAAGGTATATATTAATATAAATGCTGCAAAAGATCAAATAGTTGAGGGTATATTAACAAAAACTAGAAAGAAAAAATATGAACTTAATCATTGTAAAATATTAGATTATGCAGGTAGAACAAATCAAATTTATTCTGAATTAGAAAGACAATGTGGAGGTTGTAACTATCAATATTACACATATGAAGAACAATTAAAATTAAAATGTGAAAATATAAAAAAACTTTTAGATCAAGTAATAAAAAAAGAATATGAATTTCAAGAACCTATACAAAGTGTTGAAAAACAAGGATATAGGAATAAGATGGAATTTAGTTTTGGAAATGAATATTTAGATGGACCAACAATTTTAGGCTTACATAAACAGAATAGTTTTCATGATATAGTAAATGTTAGTGGCTGTAAATTAATGGATGCTAATTTTAACATGATATACAATAAAGTAGATGAAATTTCTAAAAAATTTAATTTGAATTTTTATCACAGACTTAAGCACAAAGGATATTTAAGAAATTTAGTAATTAGAAAAGGAAAAAATGATATATTAGTTAATCTTGTAACTACAAGTCAAATTGATAAAGAAATAGAAGAAAAATATTTAGAAAATTTAAAAGATGAATTATTAAGTTTAAAATTTATTCAAAATTACACAATAACAGGTATATTACATACATTAAATGATGGATTACAAGATATGGTTGTTTCTGAGAAAGAAAATATACTTTATGGGAAAAGAGATATATGTGAAGAATTATTTGACTTAAAATTTGAAATTAGTCCATATAGTTTTTTTCAAACAAATAAGAAAACAATTGAAAAACTTTATTCAAAAGTAATTGAATATATAGGAAATAAAAAAGATAGGGTTGTTTTTGATTTGTTTAGTGGTACAGGAACAATAGGGCAAATAGTATCAAAAAATTGTAAAAAAGTTATAGGTATTGAAATAGTTGAAGAAGCTGTAAAAAAAGCAAAAGCAAATTGTCTATTAAATAATATACAAAATTGTGAATTCATAGCTGGTGATGTTTTTAGTAAATTAGAAAATTTAGAAAAACCAGATTTACTTATTTTAGATCCTCCTAGAAATGGTGTAGGTGAAAAAGTAGTAAAAAAAGTAGCAGAATTTTATTCAACAAATGAAATAATATATGTTTCATGTAATCCAAGAACCTTATGTACAGATTTAAAACAATTTCAAGAATATGGTTATGAAGTAAAAAAAGTATGTATAGTTGATATGTTCCCATTTACTAATCATGTGGAGTGCATAGCGTTGATACAAAGAGTGAAATCGTGA
- a CDS encoding SAP domain-containing protein — protein MKEKRHDFRDIKSFEEFNRYYWYREELSQICKSLGLEYRCTKQELNYIIEQYFRGNKVEKFLSMSKGNKNQSEVITLETPLLKCGFSFNQKFRDYFSAVTGITPFKFSADMATAWRKIKRDKDIKFTIQDMIKIYYGESDYAKYDSSACQWNQFLKDFCLDEFSDCYSNKLKVAAILWKEVRNSINEKVYSRELLKKYEYKVEEYCK, from the coding sequence ATGAAAGAAAAAAGACATGATTTTAGAGATATAAAATCATTTGAAGAATTTAATAGATACTATTGGTATCGAGAAGAACTTTCACAAATTTGTAAGTCTCTTGGATTAGAGTATAGATGTACGAAGCAAGAATTGAACTATATTATCGAACAATATTTTAGGGGAAATAAAGTAGAAAAATTTTTGAGTATGAGTAAAGGAAATAAAAATCAGTCCGAAGTTATAACCTTGGAGACACCATTACTTAAATGCGGTTTTTCATTTAACCAAAAATTTCGAGATTATTTTTCAGCTGTAACAGGTATTACTCCTTTTAAATTTAGTGCTGATATGGCAACGGCTTGGCGAAAAATAAAAAGGGATAAAGATATAAAATTTACTATTCAAGATATGATTAAAATATATTATGGTGAGTCGGATTATGCCAAGTATGATAGTTCTGCTTGTCAATGGAATCAGTTTCTAAAAGACTTTTGTTTAGATGAATTTAGCGATTGTTATTCTAATAAGTTAAAAGTTGCAGCTATTCTCTGGAAAGAAGTTAGAAACTCGATAAATGAAAAAGTTTACTCACGGGAACTTTTAAAAAAGTATGAATATAAAGTAGAGGAATATTGTAAGTAA